The stretch of DNA AGCGACTCGTCAACTCCATGTGGACGATCTCCACTGTCGTCGGGTTGTCGGTTGCCCAGCTAACGCTCGGTACGATTGTCGCGAACCTTGGCTTTAAGGAAGTTAGCTTCCCGAAGCCCATGTTCCATGGTGACACCCTGTACGCCGAGACGGTGTGCCTGTCCAAGCGTCTGTCCAAGTCCCGCCCGGGCCAAGGAATTGTCGAACTCGAGCACATCGGGCGCAACCAACATGGCGACATCGTGTGCAAGGCGGTGCGCACCACGCTGGTGCAGTGTGATCCCGCACAGGTTAAGGAGCAACAATGAGCGCCTGGACACCCCTAGGGCCAGCAATTTTGTTCACCCCGGCCGATCGTGCAGACCGTTTCGCCAAAGCCGCCATACGCGCCGACATGGTGATCCTCGATCTTGAGGACGGCTGCCAACCGGACAACCGCCCGGCGGCCCGCACCGCCATCGAGGCCTGCGAACTGGACCCCGCCCAAGTCATCGTCCGCATCAACCCACCGACGAGCACCGATGGTGCGCAGGACCTCGCCATGCTCGCGCGCAGCCCGTTTCGCCAGGTGATGGTTCCCAAGGTGGAAGGTGCCCCTGATATCGCCGCGGTGACCGCAGTGCTTGGCGACGCCACCATCATCGCCCTCATCGAGACACCTCTGGGCGTGCTCCGCGCTGACGAAATCGCAGCTACCCCGGGAGTTGTCGCACTGTTTTGGGGAGCAGAAGACCTGGTGGCGGGCCTATCGGGGTCGTCTTCGCGACATGCGGACGGCACCTACCGGGACGTCGCAAAGCATGCACGAGCGCGGGTGCAGCTGGCCGCCGCAGCGTTCGGAAAGGCCGCGCTGGATTCGGTGTACGTCGATATTCCCAATACCGCGGGGCTAGCGGCCGAAGTCGAGGATGCCGCTGCCCTGGGTTATGCGGGCACGGTATGCATTCACCCGTCGCAGGTGGCCATCATTCGGGACGGCTACCGCCCCACGGAGGAACAGGTGGATTGGGCCCAGCGATTGTTGGCCGCTGCCGAAAACAACCGGGGAGCCTTCAGTTTCGAGGGGCGGATGGTTGATGAACCACTGTTCCGCCAAGCACAAGCCATTGTTAGCCGAGTACAAAAAGAAAGTTGACTTCAGCCATGACTACTTCTTTGAGCAGCGTAAAGACCCAATCCACCTCGTATGGCTCCATTGTGGTCAACGAGGATGGCCAGCTGATGTCTCATGTGATTGGCGCTGGCGTCGATCAGGGCGCGGCCCCTCTGCGCGAGGAAACCCTCGGGCAAATCCTGCGGCAAATGGTGGAAAAGTACCCGTCGCGAGACTGCATCGTCGACGTGTATGCCGACGTCTCCTTCACCTACGAACGGTTCTACAACCGGGTCCTGCGGCTAGCCAGCGAGCTGATTCGTCGTGGCTACCGCAAGGGCGATCGCATCGGGATCTGGTCCACCAACCGCTGGGAGTGGTTGGTTGTCCAGTGGACCTGCCATCATCTCGGCCTGGTTCTGGTGAACATCAACCCTGCGTATCGCCAGTCTGAGCTCAACTACGTTTTGGAAAAGGCAGGGGTGAAGTTGGTCTTCGCTGCCCGTCGATTCAAAGACTCGGAATACCGCACCATGCTCAACGAGGCCCGCAAGCAGCGGGGATCCCAGCTCAAGGAAGTCATCTACTTCGGCGGTTCGGAGTGGTACGACGCCATGCACGGCCAAATCGACGACCTGTCCGAGTACGTCGCTGAGGTAAAGAACACCGACCCGATCAACATTCAGTTCACCTCCGGAACCACCGGCTTCCCCAAGGGCGCGACCCTGTCGCACCGCAACATCTTGAACAACGGGTTCTTCGTGGGGGAGATGCTGGGCTACACCGAAGAAGACCGCGTCTGTGCACCGGTCCCGTTCTTCCACTGCTTTGGTATGGTGATGGCCACCATCGGCATCTTCAGCCACGGCGGTTGCTTGATTGTACCTGCTCCGTCGTTCAAGCCACGCGAGACGTTGATGGCAGTGCAAGCCGCGAAGGCCACCTCGCTCTATGGCGTGCCCACCATGTTCATCAAGGAACTGGAGGAGGCTCATGACCACGAAGAATACGGCTCCCCATATGGGCTGTCCACCCTGCGCACGGGCATCATGTCCGGTACTTCGTGCCCATCGAAGACCATGCGCGAGGTGATGGACAAATTCAATATGCAGGCCATCTCCATCTGCTACGGCATGACGGAAACCTCGCCGGTATCCTTCCAGACCCGCGCCGATGCGCCACTGGAAAAGCGCGTGAACACCGTGGGACAAATCATGCCGCACATCGAGTGCAAGCTTGTCGACGAAGACGGAAACACCGTCCCGGTGGGCACCCAAGGCGAAATCTACGTGCGCGGATACTCGGTGATGCAGGGTTACTGGGCGCACCCGGAGAAAACAGCAGAGGCTATCGACGAAGACGGTTGGATGCGCTCCGGCGACCTCGGCACCTTCGACGAGGACGGCTACCTGATGGTGACGGGTCGCTTGAAGGATATGCTGATCCGCGGCGGGGAAAACATCTACCCACGCGAAATCGAGGAGTTCCTCTTCACCCACCCAGACGTGGTGGACGCCCAGGTTATCGGCGTCCCGGACGACAAATACGGCGAAGAAATCATGGCCTGGATCATTCTGCAAGACGGCGTGGAATCCCTCACCGCCGAAGACATCGCCGAGTTCGCCCAAGGTAAGCTGTCTCGGCACAAGATCCCTAAGTACGTCCAGATCGTGGATTCCTACCCGATGACGGTGTCCGGAAAGGTCCGCAAGGTGGAGTTGCGCGAAATGGCCCCACGTGTATTGGGGTGGGTGTAAATGGATAAGGTGCGTGCAGATGTTCGCGAACTCATCGCGGACGTCATCGAAGACGGCATGACCATCGCCGTGGGCGGATTCGGGCTGTGCGGCGTGCCATTCCTGCTGATCGAGGCGCTTCGCGACGTGGGACGTCGCGACCTCACCGTCGTGAGCAACAACATGGGTATCGACGGCCAAGGCCTCGGCTTGCTGCTGGAAAACGGCCAGGTTAAGAAAGTACTTTCCTCCTACGTTGGCGAAAACAAGGAGTTTGCCCGACAGTTCCTCGCCGGCGAACTCGAAGTGGAATTTAACCCGCAGGGCACCTTGGCGGAGCGCCTCCGTGCCGGCGGAGCCGGAATCCCGGCTTTTTACACCGCTACCGGCGTAGGAACACTTGTTGCGGAAGGAAAGCCGACCGCCGAGTTCGATGGGCAGACCTATGTGCAGGAACGCGGAATCGTCGCCGATGTGGGTCTAGTGCACGCTTACCAGGGCGACCCCGCCGGAAACCTGGTCTATCGACGCACCGCCCGCAACTTCAATCCGCTGTGCGCAGAATCCGGGGTAGTGACCATCGCCGAGGCGGAATCCTTGGTGGGCATCGGGAACATCGACCCCGATCACATTCACACCGCGGGCGTGCATGTGGACCACATGGTGGTCACTGACCGTGACAAGCCGATCGAGCAACGCACAGTGAGGAGTAAGTAATGCCGTGGACTAGAGATGAAATGGCAGCTCTGGCTGCCCGCGAACTCAACGACGGTGACTACGTCAACCTCGGAATTGGCATCCCCACCATGGTAGCCAACCATTTGCCCCCGGGAGTGCACGTGGTGCTGCAAAGCGAAAACGGCATCCTCGGCATGGGGCCCTTCCCTTATGAAGGCGAAGAAGACCCCGACATCATCAACGCTGGTAAACAAACCGTCACGCTCATTGACGGCGCTGCCACCTTCGACTCCGCCACCAGTTTCGCGATGATCCGTGGTGGCAAAGTAAAAATGGCGGTACTGGGCGCGATGGAAGTTTCTCAAAGCGGTGACCTCGCCAACTGGATGATCCCCGGCAAGATGGTCAAGGGGATGGGCGGCGCGATGGACCTGGTCGCCGGAACACCACGAGTCGTGGTCATTACTGAACACGTCTCCAAAAACGGCACACCTAAGCTGGTCCGCGAATGCTCGCTACCGCTCACCGGGGTGGGCGTGGTCCAGCGCATCATCACTGACCTGGGGCTTTTCGACGTCGCGGAGGATCACCTCATCCTGAAGCGGCTCGCGCCGGGAGTCACGTTGATGGACATTGAGAAGAACACCGAAGCTGCCTATGTGGTGGAATTGGATGACGTCACCCCTGTTTAACAAATCTCGATAGGAATCCCGTAGTTCTACGCCCATCTTTGGCGCGCTCCGCTAGATCCGGCGGCGTGGGCCGGGCTCGGACCTACGGGATCTCGATTTTGTGGAGGCCATAATGAACAACTCTGCTTACTTCACCAGGCTGGATGCTGACAGTTTTCAACCCAATATCCATGCTGAAGGCGCGTGGTCGAAAGAGGATTACCATTTCGCCGCGCTGGCCGGCTTGCTTACCCATGTAATTGAAAAGTCGCGTGGAGATAGTCCATTGCAGCTTGCTCGCATCAATTTTGAAATTCTGGGGCGTCTTCCGTTTGGCCCCGCCACCACTGAAGTTCGGGTGATTCGCCCCGGACGCACCATTGAATTAGTGGAAGCTACTTGCACCCTCGCAGGTAGGACCGCGATCAGTTCGCGGGCCTGGTATCTCCACCCTTCAGATACTAACGATGTGGCAGCCTGTGACTTCCCTTCGCTGCCTGAACCCATGGCCTGCCCGGAACGAGATTTCGCGAGTGAGTGGCCGGGTGGTTTCATCGCTCAAATGCAGGCGCGGCAGGTGGACAAGCCCCGCGCCACCTGGCTGACCTCGCCAAATACTCTCGTAGCGGGTGACGAGCCCATCCCGGTTGCTGAGTTTCTCGCTCGTGTTGACGCCGCGAATGGGATCAATCCCCGGCAGTCTCCACGCGAGTGGGCGTTTCCGAATGTGGACCTCACGGTGCACCTTTTCCGGGAGCCAGACCCGAAGTGGACCGGCTTGGAAACGACGGTCACCTGGGGAGCGACCGGTGTTGGGCTCACCTCGTCGGTATTGCACGACATACATGGCCCAGTGGGTAGGGCTGAGCAGGCCTTGACCTTGCGTCGGATGTAGTCACCCGTTACTCCCACGAATGCGAGAAGGCACCGGTTTTTGAGCCGGTGCCTTTGGCGTCGACAGGCTAGCGGTTTGTCACCTTGCCGAAAGCTCGTGCGATCGGGGCGAGCAGCATCGGACGGGCCGCCCACACGGCGCCGACGGTAACGGCCAGCGCTAGGACGAATAGGCCAACTCCGAGCCACCCGCCGTCCGGGGTGGCAGCGAACATGTGTCCGAGGTTCTTCTTGAAGCCGGTGGCGAACACAAGGAACACGTGACTGATGATGAAGAGCACGAAGTAGAGCATGGTGGGGAAGTGCAGCTTGCGGGCGATTTCGACCGGGAAGAATTTCCAGGTAGTCGGCCACCAGTTGCTCATCCGGAAGCCGGTAGCTGCGGCGATTGGTGCTGCGATAAACACCGTGACGAAGTAGGCCACCTGCTGCAGGGCGTTGTAGTGGATCCAGCCGTTCTCGGCAGGCCAGTTCAGCGAGAGGTACTGCAGCGCAGCAGAAGCCATGTTGGGGAAGACCTCCCAGCTCGTGGGCACGATTCGCTTCCACTGGCCGGTTGCAAATAGCAACACCACGAAGATCACGCCGTTGAGGAGCCACAGCAAGTCCATCGAGGTATGGAACCAAATGGTCAAGCTGACCTTCTTGCCGGATTTCGACGTAAAGTACGCCTCCGGCTTGCGCTCGCGACGAATCTGAATTCCGGACCGGATGATCAGCGCCATGAGGAAGAAGTTGAAGAAGTGCGACCAACCAAGCCAAGCGGGCAGCCCCACAGGCGTGTTCTGCGGTGTTGGTGCAACGCCTGGGTAGCGGGTGATGAAGTCGTGGGCGGGGCCGTCGACAAGCCAGCGGGAGCCCAGTACCAGAGCGACGAGCACGACCAACGCTGCCAGCCCGATGCCCGCAGCCTTACCGACCCAGGCCGGGCGCGGCTCAGCCTGCTTCTCGACGCGCTGAGGTTGTCGAGTCGAGACTTGAGAGGCAGGTGGCGCCGTAGCTTCTTGCGGGGGCTCGACGACCGGGGGTTGCTTGTCGAGTTCGGCGGTGACTGGCACGGCAACCTGGGCGTGAGTGACCTCCGGCCAAGGGGCGCCACCAGGGGTCCGAGGCAGCCCTTGTCGCAGCGCAACTTCGGTGAGGGCGGTGTCGGCCGGCGCGGGGTTGGTCTGGACTTCTGGAGCTTCCGTCACCTGGGGTGCTGGTTCGCTGGAGGTTAGCAGCGCCACTGCAGTTTCGGGCCAGGCAGCCCCACCAGGTACTCGAGGTAGGCCTTGGCGGAGGGAGATCTCCCTGGTGACAGTGGGCGCTGAGGTTGTGACTGGTGCCGGAGCTGCGGTGGCCGCTGCCGGTGGGGCTTTCTGAGATTGAGCGGGCACGCGTACCTCGACACCCGCCGGTGGCCAGCCATCACCGCCAGGGACGCGTGGCAGACCTCGCCGAAGTGTTTGGGTAGTCATCGGCGGGCCTCGATCTCCGTGATGAGTTTCGGCACGATGTCAAAGACGTCACCGACGATGCCGAAGTCAGCAATGTCGAAGATGGGGGCTTCGGGATCCTTGTTGATCGCGACGATCGTCTTGGCGGTCTGCATACCTGCGAGGTGCTGGATCGCGCCCGAAATACCCAGCGCAACGTACAAGTCAGGGGAAACCGACACGCCGGTTTGGCCCACCTGGGCGGAATGCTCAATGTAGCCGGCATCTACTGCCGCGCGGGAGGCGCCGACGGCTGCACCCATGGCGTCTGCAAGTTGGCCCACGAGTTCAAAGCCTTCAGTCGAACCGAATCCGCGGCCGCCGGAGACGACCTTCTTTGCGCCTACCAGTGCTGGGCGGGAGGATTCTGCGAGGACTTCTTCGCGGGAAGCAACTGTGACCTCTCGGCGCTCTGAGGTGTTGACCTGCAGCGTTTCGACGGCCCCAGCCGCAGCTTCGGCGCGGGTATCCACGGAACCGAGGCGCAGCGTGATGATTGGAGCGCTGTGCGTGGCTGCGGAAGTGGCGGTGAATGCTCCGCCGAAGGCAGCATGGCGGGCGATAATGCCCTCGTCGTCGCGGTCAATACCTGTGGCGTCGGAAAGCACGGCCCGCTTGAGGCGCACGGCGAGACGACCAGCGAGTTCCTTGCTTGTGGACGAATGCGCCAAAACGATCGCTTCCGGATTGCTAGCCTGAACTGCGGCTTCAATCACATCAATGGCGGAGCCTTCGCCAGTGAAAATGGTGTGCGCCCCGAGCTCGCCAAGGTTTGCTGGTGCTTCGCCACGCACGACAACCGCATGCGGGGTGCCGATCACTGAAGCTGCGCCCAGCAGCTCGGCGGCTGGCTTCGGAGCGAGCGCGTCAATTACTACGAGAATGTTCATGAGAGTGCTCCTAAATCAGCTTGTTCTGGGCCAAGTAGTCGGCGAGCTGCGCTGCCGCGCTGCCATCGTCGGTGATCTTCGTGCCCGCCTGACGAGGAGGCTTCTCACCAACCTCGGTCATGATCGCGCGCGGATGGGTGAAGTCTTCCGCGTCCACCTGCAGGTCAGCTAGTGTGAGCACGTCGAACGGCTTCTTTTTAGCCGCCATGATGCCCTTGAAATTCGGGTAACGCGGATCTGCAAATGCCTCCGTAATCGTCACGAGTGCCGGCAGCTGTGCCTGGAGCTTCTCGACGCTTCCCTCTACGGCCCGTGTCCCCTCGACCTGAGTCTCCGCGACGGCTAGTTCGTTGAGTTCCGCAAGCAATGGAAGGTCGAGGTGCTCCGCGATCATCGCGGGCAGGATGCCGGCGTTGCCGTCGGTGGAGAGGTTACCGGCGAGGATGAGATCGTAGTTCTCTTTTTCGAGGGCCTTGGCTAGGGTTTCGGCAGTGAGTGTGAGGTCTGCGCCAAGGAGCTTGTCGTCTGTCACGGAAATCGCCTTGTCTGCGCCCATCGCTAGTCCCTTGCGGATGGCTTGGCCTGCTGCTTCGGGGGACATGGTGACGAGGTCAACCGTGTTCTCGCCTGGGATTTGCAGGGCGGCTTCAATGGCGCGTTCGCAGATCTCGTCTAGGACCTGCTCTTCGCCGCGTTCCCGCAGGCCGGTTTCTAAATTCAGGCGACGTTCGCCGTAGGTGTCTGGCACCTCTTTGACGAGTACTGCGATGCGCATCAGATCACTCCCTCAGCTAGTTCAGTTAATGGTTGTTAACTAATCTAGCTGATCATTTGTGACCTGGGCAACTATTTGGTTGAAATGTAGTGTGGGTTGGTGTGGAAATCGCGGGATGGGTGATTTGAGGGTTAGGTCGAACCAGCGATAGTGGCAATTCAGTGGTGGACTGAAGAGCATGTACCTTGATTGTGGTCACTGACGAGTGCCTTTCTTGGCGTCGCAAATTTGACCGCACTGTAGTGTCAAAAGACTCGCGACTTTGTGTCATGCGGTGTGGTCAAGTTTTTTGGTGGCACCGGAGCATGGCGGCCGCACGTGGCAAGCCAGTGGGGCCGCCTTTGGGGAGCCAGCCACCACGACCAACTACCACGACGAACCACCGGGGCAGACATGCCAGAAGGCCCCGCACCAATGTGGTGTGGAGCCTTCTAGAGGTTGTGCCGTGTCACGATTGTCAGCGGCACAAGCTCGCTGTGTTATCGATTAGCCCCAAGCTTGTACTAGGGGCAGAGCGTTTTTAGCCTTCAGCAGTCGACTTAACGGCTGGTGAACGGCAGGAGAGCCATCTCGCGTGCGTTCTTCACAGCGGTAGCAACCTGGCGCTGCTGCTGTGGGGTGAGACCCGTGACGCGACGAGAGCGGATCTTGTGGCGGTCGGAGATGAAAAGGCGAAGGGTATTGATGTCCTTGTAGTCGACCTTCTCAACGCCAGCTGCCTTGAGTGGGTTCTTCTTTGGGCGGCGGGACTGCTCGATCCGCGCCTTCTTCATGTTGGTGCGCTTCATTTTGGCAAATCTCCCTATTACCAGCTGGACTTACGGACGCCCGGCAGCTCACCGCGGTGAGCCATTTCGCGAACGCGAACACGGGACAGGCCGAACTTACGAAGGAAGCCGCGTGGACGGCCATCGGCTGCGTCGCGGTTGCGAACGCGGGATGGGGCAGCGTCACGTGGCTGACGGTTCAGTTCGAACTGAGCGTCGAGACGCTCTTCGTCAGTGGAATTTGGGTTCTTGATAATAGCCTTGAGCTCAGCGCGACGCTCCGCGTAGCGGGCGACGATTTCCTTGCGCTGCTCGTTCTTGGCGATCTTAGACTTCTTAGCCATAGATTATCGCTCCTCGCGGAATTCGACGTGCTTGCGGACTACCGGATCGAACTTCATCAGGGTGATGCGATCCGGGTTGTTACGCTTGTTCTTACGGGTGACGTAGGTGTAACCGGTGCCAGCCGTAGACTTCAGCTTGATGATTGGACGGATGTCATTACGTGCCATCGGTTAGATCTTCTCCCCACGTGCGCGGATCTGAGCAACAACGGACTCAATGCCGTCGCGGTCGATGACCTTCAGGCCCTTGGTGGACACGGTCAGGGTGATGGTACGGCCGAGGGAAGGCACGTAAAACTTACGACGCTGCACGTTGGGGTTCCAACGGCGAGACGTGCGTCGGTGCGAGTGCGAGACTTGCTTGCCGAATTGCGGCTTGCGTCCCGTTACTTGGCAAATAGCCGACATAACTTTCTTTCTCCTAGCCGCCCACTTGCGAACCGGATTAGAAGGTGCCGCGCCTTGAACCAAAAGGTCAAGGGGCACGCTTAAGTCGGCCGAAGAGGGCGAAAACGAATATTTCGACAACAGCAAGGGCAAACCTTACCGGTAAACAGCAAAAAAACCTAATTGCCTAGTGAAGCTCGCTTATCGACGCCCACCTCAACTCAACTTCATTATGTCTTGAGGGTGTCGATCGGCCCTCAGTCCTGCCGAGGATGCTTGTAAATATACCCCTTGGGGGTATAGGGTATGGGTATGCAGACCATTGAATTAGGCGTGACCGGTATGACCTGTACTTCGTGTTCAGGTCGGGTGGAACGCAAATTAAACAAGGTCGAAGGAGTCGAAGCGGCAGTCAATTTCGCCACGGAGACGGCGACAATCAGTTTTGATCCTGCTCAAACATCGCCCTCGGAGCTCATCGAGGTGGTGCGTAGGACTGGCTACGATGCCTTCGAGATGCAGTCGCAGTCTGAAGATCCCGGAGTGGATCCGCATTCAGATGCCAGAGATGGTGAGGCATCAGACCTTAAGGCACGACTGATCGCCTCGAGCGTCTTCGCTGTCCCAGTCATGCTCATCTCTATGATTCCTGCGCTGCAGTTCATGCATTGGCAGTGGGCTGTGTTGGCCATGGCCACGTACGTCTACCTGTACGGTGGCGCTCCATTTCATCGATCAGCGCTGATTAACCTGCGACATGGTTCGTTTACCATGGACACTTTGGTCTCCTTAGGTACGAGCGCGGCCTTCCTCTGGTCCCTATGGGCGCTGTTTATCGGCAACGCTGGCCATGCGGGAATGAAGATGCACATGCACCTCTTTCCGCGTGATACGACTATGGACGAGATTTACCTCGAGTCTGTCGCCGTCGTTATTGCTTTCCTTCTTCTCGGGCGGTGGTTTGAGGTTCGCGCCAAGGGAAGGTCCTCGGAGGCCCTGCGTGCACTATTAGATATGGGTGCGAAGGAGGTATCGCTGCTTCGCGATGGCGAGGAACACCGTATCCCCATCTCGCAATTACAAGTTGGTGACGAGTTCCTGGTGCGCCCGGGCGAGAAAGTCGCAACTGATGGGATCGTCGTCGAGGGCGCTTCCGCGGTCGATGAATCGATGCTCACCGGGGAGCCGGTACCGGTGGAAAAGGCGGCTGGGGACAGCGTGACTGGAGCGACGATCAATGCCTCGGGGCGGCTCGTCGTCAAGGCAACGCAGGTGGGTGAGTCAACCACTTTGGCACGTATGGCGCGCATGGTCACGCAGGCGCAGGCGCAGAAAGCGCCGGTGCAACGGCTGGTGGATCGGATCTCACAAGTCTTTGTCCCGACGGTGATCGCGTTGTCGCTGCTCACTTTGGTTGTCCATCTGCTGCTGGGCCACGGCATAGCCCCTGCGTTCACTGCTGCGGTGGCCGTGTTGATCATCGCGTGCCCGTGCGCGTTGGGTCTTGCGACCCCGACCGCATTGCTCGTGGGCACTGGGCGAGGCGCGCAGCTGGGGTTGCTCATTAAGGGGCCGGAGGTGCTGGAATCAACGCGCCGAGTAACGGCGATCCTGCTGGATAAGACCGGTACTGTTACCACTGGTCGGCTGGCGGTGGAGTCCGCCGATCCGCAGCTCCTGCAGCTGGCCGCGTCGGTGGAACAAAGCTCCGAACATCCCATTGCCAAAGCCATCGTTCACGCATGCGAGCTGCCTCTTTTATCAAGCACTGATTTTGAGTCGCTGCCTGGCCAAGGGGTGCGCGCGATCGTGGACGGCCACGAGGTGAGAGTCGAGCGGTCCGAAGGCGAGCTCGCTGTGGAGGGAACAACCCAGGTGGATGTGCTGGTCAACGGGGAGCTCCGCGGCTCTATTGTCCTGCGAGATGCGGTGAAGCCGGGGTCGGCATCGGCCGTCGCTAAGCTCAAAGTTTTGGGTCTCACGCCGTGGCTGCTGACCGGCGATAATGCCAGCGCCGCGCAAGTGGTGGCTGAAGAAGTGGGGATCGCGTCTGAGCATGTCATCGCCGGGGTGCGGCCCGAGGACAAGCTCGCTGAGGTGCGTCGTCTACAAGAGTCAGAGGTAGTTGCGATGGTAGGCGATGGGGTCAACGACGCTGCGGCGCTCGCCCAGGCCGACCTGGGGCTTGCGATGGGAGCCGGGACCGATGTTGCTATTGAGGCTGCCGACATCACCCTGATGAACAACGACTTGTCGTCAGTCGTGAACGCCTTGCGGTTGTCCCGGCGTACGCTCTCCACAATTAGAGGCAATCTATTTTGGGCGTTTGCCTACAATGTCGTTCTCATCCCGGTGGCTGCCGCCGGCTTACTTAACCCCATGCTTGCCGGCATTGCGATGGCATTTTCGTCCGTATTCGTGGTCAGCAACTCGCTGCGACTACGCAACTTCAAGGAGCAGTAACCCAATGGAACAGCATGGCTACGTGGGAGACAAGGAACGCTACCTCGCGCGCCTCAAGCGTATCGAAGGGCAGATCCGAGGCATCCATCGCATGATTGACGAAGATCAGTACTGCATCGACGTCCTCACCCAAATAAGCGCCGCACAATCCGCACTCCGAGGTGTGGGCCTTGGGCTTCTCGACGACCATATGCGACACTGCGTCGCCCATGCCGTGCATCAAGGTGGGGAAGAAGCCGATGTGAAGTTCAAGGAGGTCTCAGAAGCTGTCGCCCGGCTTGCGCGCTAGGGGCGGGCGAGCGGTGGCGGTGGCGCGTCGATAAGCAATTTCGTGCTGAAACCGCCAGCGTGTATAGTACTTGCGGTGCCGTTCGTACGGCTCTAAATTGTCAATCCCAACTCAGGCACGATCG from Corynebacterium epidermidicanis encodes:
- a CDS encoding metal-sensitive transcriptional regulator produces the protein MEQHGYVGDKERYLARLKRIEGQIRGIHRMIDEDQYCIDVLTQISAAQSALRGVGLGLLDDHMRHCVAHAVHQGGEEADVKFKEVSEAVARLAR
- the rpmB gene encoding 50S ribosomal protein L28 produces the protein MSAICQVTGRKPQFGKQVSHSHRRTSRRWNPNVQRRKFYVPSLGRTITLTVSTKGLKVIDRDGIESVVAQIRARGEKI
- a CDS encoding heavy metal translocating P-type ATPase translates to MQTIELGVTGMTCTSCSGRVERKLNKVEGVEAAVNFATETATISFDPAQTSPSELIEVVRRTGYDAFEMQSQSEDPGVDPHSDARDGEASDLKARLIASSVFAVPVMLISMIPALQFMHWQWAVLAMATYVYLYGGAPFHRSALINLRHGSFTMDTLVSLGTSAAFLWSLWALFIGNAGHAGMKMHMHLFPRDTTMDEIYLESVAVVIAFLLLGRWFEVRAKGRSSEALRALLDMGAKEVSLLRDGEEHRIPISQLQVGDEFLVRPGEKVATDGIVVEGASAVDESMLTGEPVPVEKAAGDSVTGATINASGRLVVKATQVGESTTLARMARMVTQAQAQKAPVQRLVDRISQVFVPTVIALSLLTLVVHLLLGHGIAPAFTAAVAVLIIACPCALGLATPTALLVGTGRGAQLGLLIKGPEVLESTRRVTAILLDKTGTVTTGRLAVESADPQLLQLAASVEQSSEHPIAKAIVHACELPLLSSTDFESLPGQGVRAIVDGHEVRVERSEGELAVEGTTQVDVLVNGELRGSIVLRDAVKPGSASAVAKLKVLGLTPWLLTGDNASAAQVVAEEVGIASEHVIAGVRPEDKLAEVRRLQESEVVAMVGDGVNDAAALAQADLGLAMGAGTDVAIEAADITLMNNDLSSVVNALRLSRRTLSTIRGNLFWAFAYNVVLIPVAAAGLLNPMLAGIAMAFSSVFVVSNSLRLRNFKEQ
- the rpmG gene encoding 50S ribosomal protein L33; this encodes MARNDIRPIIKLKSTAGTGYTYVTRKNKRNNPDRITLMKFDPVVRKHVEFREER
- the rpsN gene encoding 30S ribosomal protein S14, whose translation is MAKKSKIAKNEQRKEIVARYAERRAELKAIIKNPNSTDEERLDAQFELNRQPRDAAPSRVRNRDAADGRPRGFLRKFGLSRVRVREMAHRGELPGVRKSSW